CTAGCTGACAGGTTAGTTCAAGACATAAAAAAAGCCCGGTTCCAAGGAACCGGGCTTTTTTCGACTGCCGAAGCGGTATTAACGCTTGGAGTACTGAGGACGCTTACGCGCTTTACGCAGACCCACTTTCTTACGCTCGACTTCACGGGCGTCGCGGGTGACGTAGCCAGCACGACGCAGGGCGCCACGCAGGGTTTCGTCGTATTCCATCAGGGCGCGGGTGATGCCGTGGCGGATCGCACCGGCCTGACCGCTGACACCACCACCGGAAACGGTGACGTAGATGTCGAATTTCTCAACGGTTTCGGTCAGTTCCAGCGGCTGGCGAACAACCATGCGAGCGGTTTCGCGGCCGAAGAACACGTCCAGAGAACGGTTGTTGATGGAGATGTTGCCAGTACCCGGACGCAGGAAAACGCGTGCGGTTGCGGTCTTGCGACGGCCAGTGCCGTAGTTTTGAGTCGCCGACATAATGAACTATCCCGTTAGATCTTCAGTTCTTGAGGCTGCTGAGCAGTGTGTGGGTGAGCAGCACCCGCGTACACTTTCAGCTTACGGTACATGTCGCGACCCAGCGGGTTCTTCGGCAGCATGCCTTTGACCGCGGTTTCGATAACACGCTCAGGGGCCTTGGCGATCAACTTCTCGAAGTTGATTTCCTTGATACCGCCCGGGAAGCCGGAGTGGGAGTAGTACATCTTGTCGGAAGACTTGGCACCAGTCACACGAACCTGCTCGGCGTTGATGACGACGATGTAGTCGCCGGTGTCAACGTGAGGGGTGTATTCTGGCTTGTGCTTGCCACGCAGGCGGCTAGCGATTTCGGTAGCCAGACGACCCAGGGTCTGACCAGCGGCGTCGACTACGAACCACTCGCGCTTTACTGTTTCCGGTTTAGCAGTAAAAGTTTTCATTCTCTAAAGCCTCAGAGGCCGCCCAGCGAAAAATAGACGGCGAATCTTACTGGATAGTGCACAACTTGCCAAGGGCAAGCGCGCAGCCGAACGCTGACGCTTTTGGGGGCTCGGGTCGGGCACGCCAATGTTCGACGGGGTTCATCCTGCGTGGTGGTGCATCACTTCCGCCACACGGAGAGGGGCAGAATTATCCAGATTGCGCAAAAAATTTCAACCTGCTTTTATGGCTATCTTTGCCCAGGAGCAGTTCCCCGATGGAATACCGCAAGCTCGGTCGTACCGACCTCAACGTCAGCGCCCTGTGCCTGGGCACCATGACCTGGGGCGAGCAGAATACACAAGAGCAGGCCTTCGCCCAGATCGCACTGGCCAAGCAAGCCGGCATCAACTTCATCGACACCGCCGAGATGTACCCGGTGCCACCGCGCCCGGAGACCTACGCCGCCACCGAGCGCATCATCGGCAACTGGTTCGCGAAAAATGGCGACCGTGACGACTGGCTGCTGGCCAGCAAGGTCGCCGGCCCCGGCAACGGCATCAGCCACATCCGCGACGGCCAGCTCAAGCACAACCGCCAGCACATCGTCGCCGCGCTGGACGCCAGCCTGGAACGCCTGCAGACCGACCGCATCGACCTGTACCAGCTGCACTGGCCCGAGCGCAGCACCAACTTCTTCGGCAAGCTGGGCTACCAGCACCTGCCCCAGGACATCTTCACCCCGCTGGAAGAAACCCTGGAAGTGCTCGACGAACAGGTGCGCGCCGGCAAGATCCGCCATGTCGGCCTGTCCAACGAAACCCCGTGGGGCACGATGAAGTTCCTGCACCTGGCCGAAAGCCGCGGCTGGCCGCGCGCGGTGTCGATCCAGAACCCCTACAACCTGCTCAATCGCAGCTTCGAGGTGGGACTGGCGGAAGTCGCGATCCGCGAGCAGTGCGGGTTGCTGGCCTATTCGCCGCTGGCCTTCGGCATGCTCTCGGGCAAGTACGAAAACGGCGCTCGCCCGGCGAACGGCCGCCTGACCCTGTTCAGCCGCTTCGCTCGCTACTCCAACCCACAGACGGTGGCGGCCTGCAGCCGCTATGTGCAACTGGCCCGCGAGCATGGTCTGGACCCGGCGCAGATGGCCCTGGCGTTCGTGACGCGCCAGCCGTTCGTGACCAGCAATATCATCGGAGCGACAACGGTGGAACAGTTGCAGAGCAACATCGACAGCCTGGCCCTGAACCTGGGCGATGAACTGCTGGCGGCGATCGAGGCGATTCACCAGGAGCAGCCCAACCCGGCGCCTTGAACCAAATCGCGGCTGAAGCCGCTCCTACAGGGTTCAGCGCCCACTCTGTAGGAGCGGCTTCAGCCGCGAAGAAAGCAGCGCGGTGCATCGGGGTAGACACAATCGCCAAAAAATAAGACGATCCAGCCGGTGATTGACCACTCTACCCTATAAGAACAATGACAATGATGTTTACCCAACCCTCCGCGTCGCTGCGGCGCGTCAGCATCCTGGCCATTGATAAAGTGTTCGCTTCGACACTGATGCAGGCCAAGGACTTCTTCCACCTCGCCAGCCTGCGCTACAGCAAGCAGCTGGGCCTGGGCCTGCAGCCGATGTTCGAAATCGGCCTGGTGAGCCCCGACGGCCTGCCCGTGGACAGCTTCAGCAATGTGCAGTTGCCGGTCGACAGTGACCTGAACGACGCCGATGTGATCATCCTCCCAGCCTTCTGGGACGACTTCGACAACCTGCTGCAACGCTACCCTCAGGTACTGCCCTGGCTGCGCGCCCAGCACGCCCGTGGCGCGGTGCTGTGCGCCGAGGCCAGCGGGGTGTTCTGGCTGGCGGAATCCGGCCTGCTCGATGGCAAGGAGGCGACCACCTACTGGCGCTTCTTCAGCAACTTCGCCGAGCGCTACCCGAAGATCCGCTTGAACCAGGACAAGCACCTCACCGACGCCGACAACCTCTATTGCGCTGGCGGCACCACCTCAGCCTGCGACCTGTACATCTACCTGATCGAGCGCTTCTGCGGCGCCAACGTGGCGCGCGCCGTGGCCCGCGACATCCTCTACGAGGTGCAGCGCAGCTACACGCCGGGGCGCATGGGTTTCGGTGGGCAGAAGCTGCACCAGGACCTGATTATCCTGCAGATCCAGCACTGGCTCGAAGAGCACTTCGCCGACAAGTTCCGTTTCGAGGACGTGGCCCGCAACCACGGCATGAGCATCCGCAACTTCATGCGCCGCTTCCAGGGCGCCACCGGCGACAAGCCGCTGCACTACCTGCAGCGCCTGCGCATCGAGACCGCCAAGGGCCTGCTGTCGAGCACGCGCAAGAGCATCAAGACCATCAGCTACGAGGTGGGCTACGACGACGCGAGCTTCTTTGCCAGGCTGTTCCGCCAGCATACCGAGCTGTCGCCGAACCAGTATCGACAACAGTTCATGCAGGAAGCCTGAGATGCGTCACGGCGCAAACCAGTAGGAGCCAGCCTTGCTGGCGAACCAGGCGCCGCGGTGCATGGCACCGGCTGCGCCGGTGTTCGCCGGCAAAGCCGGCTCCTACGACGATCGCGTCAACTTTCGAATGTTTACGGCTTGTGCGCCCGCGACAGGAACTCGTGGGACTGCATCTCCAGCAGGCGGCTGAGCGTGCGCTGGAACTCGAAGCTCAGGCGCCCGCCGGTGTACAGGTCCTTCAGCTCCACTTCCGCCGAGATGATCAGCTTCACGTTGCGGTCGTAGAACTCGTCGACCATGTTGATGAAGCGGCGGGCGATGTCGTCGGTGGTCACGCCCATCTGCTCGACGTTGCTCAGCAGCACGGCGTGGAAGATCTTGCCCAGCTCGATGTAGTCGTTCTGGCTGCGTGGGCCGTCGCACAGGGCACGGAAGTCGAACCAGGCCACGTCGTCGCAGGTGCGCAGGGCGTGGATTTCACGGTTTTCGATCATCAGCACGTCATTCTCGACAGCCTGGGTGCACTCGGGCGTCAGCGCCTTGAAGCTGGCGCGCAGGCTCTCGTGGGCGGCGGCGTCGAGCGGGAAGTGGAACAGCTCGGCCTGTTCCAGGTGGCGCAGGCGGTAGTCGACACCGCTGTCGACGTTCACCACATCGGTGTACTGCTTGATCATGGCGATGGCCGGCAGGAAACGCGCACGTTGCAGGCCGTCCTTGTACAGGCCGTCCGGCACGATGTTGGAGGTGGCCACCAGTGACACGCCGTTCTTGAACAGCTCTTCCATCAGGGTGCCGAGGATCATCGCATCGGTGATGTCGGATACGAAGAACTCGTCGAAGCAGATCACCTTGGCTTCTTCACTGAAGCGCTTGGCGATGATGGTCAGCGGGTTCTTCTCGCCCTTGAGGGTCTTCATCTCTTCGTGCACACGCTTCATGAAGCGGTGGAAGTGCGTGCGCATCTTTTGCTTGAACGGCAGCGCTTCATAGAAGGTGTCGACCAGGTAGGTCTTGCCTCGCCCTACCCCGCCCCAGAAGTACAGGCCCTTGACCGGTGTCTGCTCCTTCTTGCCGAACAACTTGCCGAACACGCCCGGCTTGTTGTTCTGCGCGTGCACCAGGTCGTCGTACAGGCGCTGCAGGTGACGCACCGCAGTTTCCTGCGCCGCGTCATGGAAGAAGTCGGGACGTTTCAGATCTGCTTGATAGCGTTCTAGGGGAGTCATGATTTCGTTAGCGAGGCAACAAAAAACGGGCCGTCACTGTAGCGACCGGCCCGCCTGATGGCAATCATACATATGACCATCCGTGTGTCGATGGTCGGCTTGCACAAACCCAAGGGTTTGCCTAGGACCGTAGGAGCCAGCCTTGCTGGCGAAACAGGCACCGCGAATGCCTGGCACCGGCGAAGCCGGTGTTCGCCAGCAAGGCTGGCTCCTACAAGACCGCGCTTCAGGCCTGCGGTGGTGCCAGGGCCTCACGCAGGGTGGCAATAGCACCGTCACGGGCTTCGGCATTGTCGAACTGCGGCCCTTCGGCAACCTGCTCGCCTTCCAGCCACAAGCTGAAGCCCAGGCCTTCGACGCGCACATCGGCCTCGCCACCTTGTTGCAGCTGCTTGCTCACGGCACCCGCGCTCTTGCCATCGGCGAAGCTGCGCGACAGCAGCAGTTGCTCGCCGTCGGCGGCCAGCAGGCGGAAGCGGAAACTGCCGTCCTCGTCGCGGAAGCTGACGAAGCGGGCACTCTTGGCGGCCTTCTTCTTCACTTCGGCGGTGGCTTGCACGGTGGTGCGGAACGAACGCAGGCCAACCGCCTCCCGCAGCTGCTCGAGGAACGGCGTGGCGGTCTTGCGGGCCTTGGCGGCGCCGGCCAGGAGGATGTCCTCCAGATCCGACGGGCGCGAAATCAGCTGGTGGTAGTGCTCGCGTTTCTCGGCCAGCTGGCCGTCGAGCAGTTGGAACAGGCGCTGCTTGGCCTCGCCCCAGCCCAAGCCCTGCATCAGCTCTTCACGGAACCCGGCACACTGCGCGGGCGTCGAGAAGGCCTGGAACAGGGTGAACAGGTGCGAATTGTCCGGGTCCTTCGCCTCGCCCGGCGCCTTGGAGTCAGTGACGATGCGCGAGATGGCATCCTTCATGTCCTTGGCGCTGGTGAACAGCGGGATGGTGTTGTCGTAGCTCTTGGACATCTTGCGCCCGTCAAGCCCCGGCAGGGTCGCCACGCTTTCCTCGATCACCGCTTCCGGCAGGGCGAAGAAGTCCTTGCCCTGGCCGAACAGGTGGTTGAAGCGCTGGCCGATGTCACGGGCCATTTCCACGTGCTGGATCTGGTCACGGCCGACCGGCACCTTGTTGGCGTTGAACATCAGGATGTCGGCGGCCATCAGCACCGGGTAGCTGAACAGGCCCATGGTCACGCCGGCGTCCGGGTCTTCGCCGGCCTCGACGTTCTTGTCCACCGAGGCTTTATAAGCATGGGCGCGGTTGAGCAGGCCCTTGGCGGCGACGCAGGTCAGCAGCCAGGTCAGCTCGGGGATCTCGGGGATATCCGACTGGCGGTAGAAGGTGACCTTGTCCGGGTCCAGGCCGCCGGCCAGCCAGGTGGCGGCGATTTCCAGGCGCGAGCGCTGGATGCGCAGCGGATCGTCGCACTTGATCAGGGCGTGGTAGTCGGCAAGGAAGTAGAACGAGTCGGCACCAGGCTGCTGGCTGGCGAGGATGGCCGGGCGGATGGCGCCGGCGTAGTTGCCCAGGTGCGGGGTGCCGGTGGTGGTGATACCGGTGAGGATGCGCGTGGTCATGGGTGTTCGCTTATTCAGGCTTGGCTCAGTTCGAAAGGCGCGGCAGCAGCAGATCCTTCAGATCGGTCAGCTTGCCATGGAAGAAGTGTCCGCATTCTGCCACTTTCAGCAGCTCATGGGGGCGCGACAGGGCGTCGGACCAGTCGTATACCAACTGTGGGTCGACGACTTCGTCGGTATCGGGTTGCACGATGGTCAGGGGAGCACGCTCGGGCAGCGGGAACTGCTCCGTCAGGCGCATCACCGCCGGGGCGATCATGAACAGGTGCTGCAGCGCAACGCCCCCGGCCTCCAGGCGGCCGGCCAGGCTGGTGGCGACGAAGCCACCGAAGGAGAAGCCCATCAGCACCAGCGGCAGCTCGGGATGCTGTTCACGCAGCCAGGCGGCAACCGCCTCGGCGTCAGCTACCTCGCCCGCGCCCATGTCGTGGCTGCCGGCGCTCTGGCCGACACCGCGGTAATTGAAACGCAAGGTCACATAACCCGCATCGCGGGCCGTGCGCTGCAGGGTCGAGACCACCTTGTTGAGCATGGTGCCGCCCTGGACCGGGTTGGGGTGGCAGATCAGCACCGCGCCACGGGCATCGGCCACGTCCAGGTACAAGGCTTCCAGCTGGCCGCAGGGGCCATCGATGAACAAGGGGGTTTCGCGGATAAGCAAGGCACTACTCCGTGACCTCGAGGAGGGTCGACTCGTCTAGCTGAGGAATTCTGTTCTGATTTGCGATCGCTCGCGGTATACAGCGCAGGTCTGAGCCGTTAACGTAAAGCAAAGCCGTTTATAGAGGAAGGACTCGTGGAACACTCGCTCCTTGTTTGGTTGCTGCCGACACTGGCCCTGGCTGTCGGCGTCGTCGTCGGTTTCGCGCTGGCCCGCCTGCTGCCCAATGCGGCACCGAGCAACACCCAACGCCAGCTGGATGACATCCAGCAGCGCTTCGACAATTACCAGAACGAAGTGGTCACCCACTTCAACAGCACCGCGTCGCTGGTACAGCGACTCACGCAGAGCTACCAGGACGTGCAGGATCACCTGGCCGACGGCGCCAACCGCCTGGCGCTCGACGAGCTGACCCGCCAGCGCCTGCTGGCCGCGCTGCACTCGGAAGCGGCGCAAGCGCCGCGTGATCGCCTGACGCCGCCGAAGGACACCGCCGAAGTGCCGCGCGACTATGCACCAAAGGCACCGAACTCGCCGGGCATGCTCGATGAGAGCTACGGCCTCAAGCGCTGATTCGCCGACATGAACAAGGCCTCGCAAGAGGCCTTTTTTGTGGGCGCGATTTTCCGGAAATACACCGTCTGTAGGAGCCAGCTTTACTGGCGAAGCAGGCAACGCGCTACTGACAGGCAAGGCTGCGCCTTGCATTCGCCGGCAAGCCGGCTCCTACAGGTATTGCGTGATCATCGATACCAGGACGCCGCATCTGTGAGGTGACATACCGCCTGTAGGAGCCAGCCTTGCTGGCGAACCATGCAACGCGATACTGGCAGGCAAGGCTACGCCTTGCATTCGCCGGCAAGACCGGCTCCTACAGGTTTTGCGTGATCCGCGATACCAGGGCGCCGCATCTGTGAAGTGACATACCGTCTGTAGGAGCCAGCTTTGCTGGCGAGGCAGGCAACGCGGTACTGACAGGCAAGGCTGCGCCTTGCATTCGCCGGCAAGCCGGCTCCTACAGGTATTGCGTGATCAGCGATTCCAGGGTGCCTCATCACTTCCGATCGGATAGCGCGCCCTGGCCTGGGCCAGCACCTCTGCCGACAACACGCCTTGCCGCACCAGGCTGTACAACGCCGCCATGACCACCGCATAGCGATCCACCTCAAAAAAGCGCCGCAGTTGCTGTCGCGTATCGCTGCGCCCGAAGCCATCGGTGCCCAGGGTGATATAGGGGGCCTCGACATACTCGGCAATCAGTTGCGGCCAGGCACGCACATAGTCACTGGCGGCGATCACCGGGGCATCCCCTGCCAGACAACGCCGCAGATGACTGTCCTCCTCCCCGCCAGTCATGGCCTGCCTTCGCGCATCCCGAGCTTCACGCGCGAGTTCGCTGAAACTTGTGACACTGAATACCTCGCTATCAATCTGCCACTCCGTCGCCAGCAACTCGCTGGCAGCGATCACTTCACGCAGGATCGCGCCCGATCCCAGCAATAGAACCCGCCCACGAGGTTTAAGGGCCTGCTGTACGACATAACGGTACATACCTAACAGCACATCGCCATGCATCGCCTCCGGCAGCGAGGGTTGTGGATAGTTTTCATTCATCACCGCCACGTAATGGAACTCGTCACATTGCTCCACCAGCATCCGCCGCGCTGCATGGTCGAGGATTACCGCCAGCTCACCGGCGAAACACGGATCCCAAGCCCGGCAATTGGGCACCATGGCGGCCATGACCAAGCTGGAGCCGTCCTGGTGCTGCAACCCTTCTCCGCCGAGCGTGGTACGCCCGGCAGTGGCGCCCAGCAACAGGCCGCGGGCGCGCTGGTCGGCGGCGGCCCAGATCAAGTCGCCGACCCGCTGGAAACCGAACATCGAGTAATAGATGTACACCGGCAGCATCGGCTCGCCGTGTACTGCGTAGGACGTCGCCGCCGCGACCCAGGACGAGATCGCCCCCGCCTCGGTGATGCCCTCCTCCAGCAACTGGCCGTCGCGCGCTTCCTTGTAGGCCAGCAACGAGCCGGCATCCTCGGGCTCGTAACATTGGCCTGCCGGCGAGTAGATACCGATCTGGCGGAACAGACTGGCCATGCCGAACGTACGTGCCTCGTCGGCGACGATCGGCACCACTCGCGGTCCAAGCCCCGGCACCTTCAGCCAATGGCCCAGCAAACGCACGGCGGCCATGGTGGTGGACATTTC
This genomic stretch from Pseudomonas entomophila L48 harbors:
- the rpsI gene encoding 30S ribosomal protein S9 — translated: MSATQNYGTGRRKTATARVFLRPGTGNISINNRSLDVFFGRETARMVVRQPLELTETVEKFDIYVTVSGGGVSGQAGAIRHGITRALMEYDETLRGALRRAGYVTRDAREVERKKVGLRKARKRPQYSKR
- the rplM gene encoding 50S ribosomal protein L13, whose protein sequence is MKTFTAKPETVKREWFVVDAAGQTLGRLATEIASRLRGKHKPEYTPHVDTGDYIVVINAEQVRVTGAKSSDKMYYSHSGFPGGIKEINFEKLIAKAPERVIETAVKGMLPKNPLGRDMYRKLKVYAGAAHPHTAQQPQELKI
- a CDS encoding NADP(H)-dependent aldo-keto reductase, with product MEYRKLGRTDLNVSALCLGTMTWGEQNTQEQAFAQIALAKQAGINFIDTAEMYPVPPRPETYAATERIIGNWFAKNGDRDDWLLASKVAGPGNGISHIRDGQLKHNRQHIVAALDASLERLQTDRIDLYQLHWPERSTNFFGKLGYQHLPQDIFTPLEETLEVLDEQVRAGKIRHVGLSNETPWGTMKFLHLAESRGWPRAVSIQNPYNLLNRSFEVGLAEVAIREQCGLLAYSPLAFGMLSGKYENGARPANGRLTLFSRFARYSNPQTVAACSRYVQLAREHGLDPAQMALAFVTRQPFVTSNIIGATTVEQLQSNIDSLALNLGDELLAAIEAIHQEQPNPAP
- a CDS encoding GlxA family transcriptional regulator gives rise to the protein MQAKDFFHLASLRYSKQLGLGLQPMFEIGLVSPDGLPVDSFSNVQLPVDSDLNDADVIILPAFWDDFDNLLQRYPQVLPWLRAQHARGAVLCAEASGVFWLAESGLLDGKEATTYWRFFSNFAERYPKIRLNQDKHLTDADNLYCAGGTTSACDLYIYLIERFCGANVARAVARDILYEVQRSYTPGRMGFGGQKLHQDLIILQIQHWLEEHFADKFRFEDVARNHGMSIRNFMRRFQGATGDKPLHYLQRLRIETAKGLLSSTRKSIKTISYEVGYDDASFFARLFRQHTELSPNQYRQQFMQEA
- the zapE gene encoding cell division protein ZapE yields the protein MTPLERYQADLKRPDFFHDAAQETAVRHLQRLYDDLVHAQNNKPGVFGKLFGKKEQTPVKGLYFWGGVGRGKTYLVDTFYEALPFKQKMRTHFHRFMKRVHEEMKTLKGEKNPLTIIAKRFSEEAKVICFDEFFVSDITDAMILGTLMEELFKNGVSLVATSNIVPDGLYKDGLQRARFLPAIAMIKQYTDVVNVDSGVDYRLRHLEQAELFHFPLDAAAHESLRASFKALTPECTQAVENDVLMIENREIHALRTCDDVAWFDFRALCDGPRSQNDYIELGKIFHAVLLSNVEQMGVTTDDIARRFINMVDEFYDRNVKLIISAEVELKDLYTGGRLSFEFQRTLSRLLEMQSHEFLSRAHKP
- a CDS encoding tryptophan--tRNA ligase, producing the protein MTTRILTGITTTGTPHLGNYAGAIRPAILASQQPGADSFYFLADYHALIKCDDPLRIQRSRLEIAATWLAGGLDPDKVTFYRQSDIPEIPELTWLLTCVAAKGLLNRAHAYKASVDKNVEAGEDPDAGVTMGLFSYPVLMAADILMFNANKVPVGRDQIQHVEMARDIGQRFNHLFGQGKDFFALPEAVIEESVATLPGLDGRKMSKSYDNTIPLFTSAKDMKDAISRIVTDSKAPGEAKDPDNSHLFTLFQAFSTPAQCAGFREELMQGLGWGEAKQRLFQLLDGQLAEKREHYHQLISRPSDLEDILLAGAAKARKTATPFLEQLREAVGLRSFRTTVQATAEVKKKAAKSARFVSFRDEDGSFRFRLLAADGEQLLLSRSFADGKSAGAVSKQLQQGGEADVRVEGLGFSLWLEGEQVAEGPQFDNAEARDGAIATLREALAPPQA
- a CDS encoding alpha/beta hydrolase: MLIRETPLFIDGPCGQLEALYLDVADARGAVLICHPNPVQGGTMLNKVVSTLQRTARDAGYVTLRFNYRGVGQSAGSHDMGAGEVADAEAVAAWLREQHPELPLVLMGFSFGGFVATSLAGRLEAGGVALQHLFMIAPAVMRLTEQFPLPERAPLTIVQPDTDEVVDPQLVYDWSDALSRPHELLKVAECGHFFHGKLTDLKDLLLPRLSN
- a CDS encoding YhcB family protein; the encoded protein is MEHSLLVWLLPTLALAVGVVVGFALARLLPNAAPSNTQRQLDDIQQRFDNYQNEVVTHFNSTASLVQRLTQSYQDVQDHLADGANRLALDELTRQRLLAALHSEAAQAPRDRLTPPKDTAEVPRDYAPKAPNSPGMLDESYGLKR